One segment of Asaia bogorensis NBRC 16594 DNA contains the following:
- the iolD gene encoding 3D-(3,5/4)-trihydroxycyclohexane-1,2-dione acylhydrolase (decyclizing), with protein MKTIRLTMSQALVRAMMAQKTEIDGRIEPFFAGVWAIFGHGNVAGLGEALHAQRDILPTLRGHNEQGMVHAATAFAKAARRRQVMACTSSIGPGALNMVTGAAVAHVNRLPVLLLPGDVFANRIPDPVLQQVEDFGDGTVSASDCFRAVSRYFDRITRPEQIIPAFNRAMTVLTDPAECGPVTLSLCQDVQAEAFDYPESFFAERIHRIRRPVADEVELEEAIALISQSRKPLVIAGGGVLYAGIEKQLAAFCAAKGIPVGETQAGRSSLPTSNTLNMGGIGVSGSSAANEMAAEADLVIAVGTRLADFTTGSWGLFANPDMRIVSLNIQPFDATKHQALAVVGDAGKSLSALEAGLKDWKAIPEWTGKAERAYRDWMDISARYQALPDASQTSLPTDAQVIGAVQRAGRPTDTVVCAAGGLPAELQKHWRAEQPGGYHMEYGFSCMGYELAGALGVKMACPEREVIVMLGDGSWLMLNAEIATSVVLDQKLIIVLLDNHGYGCINRLQQECGGAPFNNLWEDCRQVQPFKIDFVQLAHGLGAHAEKVPDLPSLTAAVERARAADRTTVIVIDTDPAPTTTDGGAWWDVAVPEVSPRSQVGKARESYERQRGTQRIGN; from the coding sequence ATGAAAACCATCCGTCTGACCATGAGCCAGGCCCTTGTTCGGGCCATGATGGCGCAGAAAACCGAGATCGACGGGCGCATCGAGCCCTTTTTTGCCGGTGTCTGGGCCATTTTCGGTCATGGCAATGTCGCCGGTCTGGGCGAGGCGCTTCATGCGCAGCGTGACATCCTGCCGACATTGCGTGGTCATAACGAGCAAGGCATGGTCCATGCGGCCACGGCTTTCGCCAAGGCCGCCCGCCGCCGTCAGGTCATGGCCTGCACGAGTTCGATCGGGCCGGGTGCGCTCAACATGGTTACCGGCGCTGCCGTTGCTCATGTGAACCGTCTGCCTGTCCTGCTGCTGCCGGGCGATGTTTTTGCCAATCGTATTCCGGATCCCGTGTTGCAGCAGGTTGAGGATTTCGGCGATGGCACGGTCAGTGCCAGCGACTGCTTCAGGGCTGTCTCGCGCTATTTCGACCGTATCACACGTCCCGAGCAGATCATTCCGGCCTTCAACCGCGCCATGACCGTGCTGACCGATCCGGCTGAATGTGGCCCGGTGACGCTCTCGCTCTGTCAGGACGTGCAGGCAGAAGCCTTCGATTATCCCGAAAGCTTCTTTGCAGAGCGCATCCATCGCATACGCCGCCCGGTTGCCGACGAAGTCGAACTGGAAGAGGCCATTGCCCTGATCAGCCAGTCGCGCAAGCCGCTGGTGATTGCAGGGGGCGGCGTCCTTTATGCCGGGATCGAAAAGCAGCTTGCGGCTTTCTGCGCGGCTAAGGGTATCCCGGTTGGAGAGACACAGGCCGGTCGGTCCTCTCTGCCCACGTCGAACACCCTCAACATGGGGGGTATCGGGGTGAGCGGCAGTTCAGCCGCCAATGAAATGGCCGCCGAGGCCGATCTCGTCATTGCCGTCGGAACGCGTCTTGCCGATTTCACGACGGGTTCCTGGGGGTTGTTCGCCAACCCGGATATGCGGATCGTCTCGCTCAATATCCAGCCTTTCGATGCCACCAAGCATCAGGCACTGGCCGTGGTGGGCGATGCCGGCAAGTCGCTCTCTGCCCTCGAAGCAGGGCTGAAAGACTGGAAAGCCATACCGGAATGGACCGGCAAGGCCGAGCGTGCGTATCGCGACTGGATGGACATCTCGGCGCGTTATCAGGCGCTGCCCGATGCGAGCCAGACCTCCCTGCCAACCGATGCCCAGGTGATTGGCGCCGTGCAGCGGGCAGGGCGACCCACCGATACGGTGGTTTGCGCCGCAGGCGGTCTGCCTGCCGAGTTGCAAAAGCACTGGCGGGCTGAACAACCGGGCGGATACCATATGGAATATGGCTTTTCCTGCATGGGTTACGAGCTTGCCGGGGCACTGGGCGTGAAGATGGCCTGCCCGGAGCGCGAGGTGATCGTGATGCTGGGAGACGGATCCTGGCTGATGCTCAATGCCGAGATCGCCACCTCGGTGGTGCTCGATCAGAAGCTGATCATCGTGCTGCTCGATAACCACGGTTATGGCTGTATCAACCGCCTTCAGCAGGAATGTGGCGGGGCGCCTTTCAACAATCTATGGGAAGATTGCAGGCAGGTTCAGCCGTTCAAGATCGACTTTGTGCAACTCGCTCACGGGCTCGGTGCCCATGCCGAGAAAGTGCCCGATCTGCCGTCCCTGACAGCCGCTGTCGAGCGTGCCCGCGCTGCCGACCGCACCACGGTGATCGTGATCGATACCGATCCCGCACCCACGACTACCGATGGGGGCGCCTGGTGGGATGTGGCCGTGCCAGAGGTCTCGCCGCGAAGCCAGGTCGGCAAGGCCCGCGAGAGCTATGAGCGCCAGCGTGGCACCCAGCGTATCGGCAACTGA
- the iolE gene encoding myo-inosose-2 dehydratase: MTIKIGANPIIWSNDDMQSVGASTTLEMCLAQARKAGIQGMELGHKFPQTVSGMKAALDPFGLEFISGWWSTELLTRSADEEIAALKPRLELLKGMGCKVCIAAETSNAIHGQIDTPLSARPYLKGGEWTEFTRRMTVVADFLADHGIDLVYHHHMGTVVQSREDIARFMDLTGPSVKLLLDTGHALWGGSDPAELARSYRDRIRHVHGKDIRPFKRAQADVYDWSFLRSVLSGVFTVPGDGCIDYARVMRELPDYSGWIVLEAEQDPEIANPLVYARMGRNYLVDTLIATGHMTGAAL, encoded by the coding sequence ATGACCATCAAGATCGGCGCAAATCCCATCATCTGGTCCAACGATGACATGCAATCGGTGGGGGCATCCACCACGCTGGAGATGTGCCTGGCCCAGGCTCGCAAGGCGGGCATACAGGGTATGGAACTGGGGCATAAATTTCCCCAGACCGTTTCAGGCATGAAGGCCGCGCTCGACCCGTTCGGTCTCGAGTTCATCTCGGGCTGGTGGTCCACCGAGCTGTTGACCCGCAGCGCAGATGAGGAAATTGCCGCGCTCAAGCCCCGTCTGGAACTGCTCAAGGGTATGGGCTGCAAGGTCTGTATTGCGGCCGAAACCTCGAATGCCATTCATGGCCAGATCGACACACCGCTCTCGGCACGCCCCTATCTGAAGGGCGGCGAATGGACCGAATTTACACGCCGCATGACCGTGGTGGCTGACTTCCTTGCCGATCATGGCATCGACCTTGTCTATCATCATCATATGGGCACTGTGGTGCAGTCGCGCGAGGATATCGCACGCTTCATGGATCTGACGGGCCCCTCGGTGAAGCTGCTGCTCGATACCGGCCATGCGCTATGGGGCGGGTCTGACCCGGCTGAGCTGGCACGATCCTATCGTGATCGTATCCGCCATGTGCATGGCAAGGATATCCGACCGTTCAAGCGGGCCCAGGCCGATGTGTATGACTGGAGCTTCCTGCGCTCTGTCCTTTCCGGCGTCTTTACCGTGCCGGGTGATGGCTGCATCGATTATGCCCGCGTCATGCGCGAACTGCCCGACTATTCCGGCTGGATTGTGCTGGAAGCCGAGCAGGACCCCGAGATTGCCAATCCGCTCGTCTATGCCCGCATGGGCCGAAATTATCTGGTCGATACGCTGATTGCGACAGGCCATATGACAGGAGCGGCATTATGA
- the iolB gene encoding 5-deoxy-glucuronate isomerase has protein sequence MSSKLLVHSHKRDDSKCTVSVTPQSAGWGYISFNVRVLEAGEQVADRTGPNETCLVLISGKARIIGADQDFGVIGERMDPFSGAPWSVYLPSGADWRVEAETPVELAVCASPAKGKYPARLIPPEEVGELTRGTGTNQRFVRNILPDTAPAETLLVVEVITPGGHWSSYPPHKHDTDDFPNETYLEETYYHRLKRGSGFALQRVYTKDGSLDEAMAIADRDVVLVPKGYHPVGAPHGFDLYYLNVMAGPRRVWKFSMDPDQAHLPY, from the coding sequence ATGAGTTCGAAGCTTCTGGTCCATTCCCACAAGCGCGATGATTCGAAATGCACGGTTTCGGTCACACCGCAATCGGCGGGCTGGGGCTATATCAGCTTCAATGTGCGCGTGCTTGAGGCGGGTGAACAGGTGGCGGACCGTACCGGCCCGAACGAAACCTGTCTTGTCCTGATCAGCGGGAAGGCCCGCATCATCGGCGCAGATCAGGATTTCGGTGTGATCGGCGAGCGCATGGACCCGTTCAGCGGAGCACCCTGGTCGGTCTATCTGCCCTCCGGGGCAGACTGGCGCGTTGAGGCCGAGACCCCTGTTGAGCTGGCTGTTTGCGCGTCGCCCGCCAAGGGAAAATATCCGGCAAGGCTGATCCCGCCCGAAGAGGTGGGTGAACTGACACGCGGCACAGGCACCAATCAGCGTTTTGTGCGCAATATCCTGCCCGATACGGCCCCGGCTGAAACGCTGCTGGTGGTTGAGGTCATCACACCGGGCGGTCACTGGTCCAGCTATCCACCGCACAAGCATGACACGGATGACTTCCCGAACGAGACCTATCTGGAAGAGACCTATTATCACCGCCTGAAGCGCGGCAGCGGGTTCGCCCTCCAGCGTGTCTATACCAAGGATGGTTCGCTGGACGAGGCGATGGCCATTGCTGACCGCGACGTTGTTCTGGTGCCCAAAGGGTACCATCCGGTCGGCGCCCCTCATGGTTTCGATCTCTATTATCTCAATGTCATGGCAGGCCCGCGGCGGGTGTGGAAATTCTCCATGGATCCCGACCAGGCCCATCTTCCCTATTGA